One genomic region from Zalophus californianus isolate mZalCal1 chromosome 2, mZalCal1.pri.v2, whole genome shotgun sequence encodes:
- the LOC113925308 gene encoding LOW QUALITY PROTEIN: 60S ribosomal protein L7a-like (The sequence of the model RefSeq protein was modified relative to this genomic sequence to represent the inferred CDS: deleted 2 bases in 1 codon), which yields MCKKINSSLLQQPKMPKGKKVKGEEGGPGPAVVKKKEEAKKVVNPLFVKRPKNFGIGQDIQPKRDLSHFVKWPHYMWLQRQRAILYKRLKVPPAIHQFTQALDRQTATQLLKLAHKYGPETKQEKKQRLLAQAEKKAAGKRDVPTKRPPILRAAVNTVTTLVENKKAQLVVITHDVDPIELVVFLPALCRKIGVPYCTIKGKAWLGRLVHRKTCTTVAFTQVNSEDKGALAKLVEAIRTNYNDRYNEICHHWGGNVLGLKSVARITKLEKAKAKELATKLG from the exons ATGTGTAAAAAGATAaat AgctctctcctccagcaacccaaGATGCCGAAAGGGAAGAAGGTGAAGGGGGAAGAAGGTGGCCCC GGCCCTGCTGTcgtgaagaagaaggaggaggccaAGAAGGTGGTCAATCCCCTGTTCGTGAAGAGGCCCAAGAATTTTGGCATCGGACAGGACATCCAGCCCAAAAGGGACCTCTCCCACTTTGTCAAATGGCCCCACTACATGTGGCTGCAACGGCAAAGGGCTATTCTCTATAAACGTCTAAAAGTGCCTCCCGCAATTCACCAGTTCACCCAGGCCTTGGACCGCCAGACAGCTACTCAACTGCTTAAGCTGGCCCACAAGTACGGACCAGAGACAAAGCAGGAGAAGAAGCAGAGATTGTTGGCCCAGGCCGAGAAGAAAGCTGCAGGCAAACGGGATGTCCCCACTAAGAGGCCACCCATCCTTCGAGCTGCGGTTAACACTGTCACCACCTTGGTGGAAAACAAGAAGGCTCAGCTGGTAGTGATTACACATGATGTGGATCCCATTGAGCTGGTGGTTTTCCTGCCTGCCCTGTGTCGTAAGATTGGGGTTCCCTACTGCACTATCAAGGGGAAGGCCTGGCTGGGGCGTCTGGTCCACAGGAAGACCTGCACCACTGTCGCCTTCACACAGGTCAACTCGGAAGACAAAGGAGCTCTGGCAAAGCTGGTGGAAGCCATCAGGACCAATTACAATGACAGATACAATGAGATCTGCCACCACTGGGGAGGCAACGTCCTGGGTCTGAAGTCTGTGGCTCGCATCaccaagctggaaaaggcaaaggctAAAGAACTGGCCACCAAACTGGGCTGA